TTTGGTGGTGGTACATTTGACGTTTCTATCCTTGAAGGCGGAGATGGTGTTATTGAAGTAAAAGCATCAGATGGTGATACTCACCTTGGTGGTTCTGACATTGATGCAAGAATCATAAATTGGCTAGTAGACGAGTTTAAAAAAGAGCATGGTATTGATTTAAGAAATGATAAAACAGCATTCCAAAGATTAAAAGAAGCAGCTGAGCAAGCTAAGAAAGAGTTATCTTTCAAAATGGAAACAGAAATCAACTTACCATTTATTACAATAGACCCAAACAACAACCAACCTTTACACCTACAAAAGAAACTAACAAGAGCAAGACTTGAAGAAATGATAAAGGACCTTGTTGATAGAACTATGGAAATTGTAAAAAGAACTCTTGAAGCGGCAAAATTAACTCCATCAGATATAGATGAAGTTGTATTAGTTGGTGGTTCAACAAGAATACCATTGGTACAACAAAAAATTAGAGAATTCTTTGGAAAAGAACCAAACAAATCAGTTAACCCTGATGAAGTTGTTGCTGTAGGTGCATCAATCCAAGGTGCAGTATTAACCGGAGAAGTTAAAGATGTATTATTAATTGACGTAACACCACTATCTCTTGGTATAGAAACACTTGGTGGTGTAATGACAGTTTTAATACCAAGAAACACCCCTATACCAACTAAAAAATGTGAAATGTTTACAACAGCAGTTGACAACCAAACAACTGTTGAAATTGCAGTATACCAAGGTGAAAGAAGCATCGCCAGAGAAAATAAATTGCTTGGTAGCTTTAGATTAACTGATATTCCTCCAGCACCAAGAGGAGTTCCTCAAATAGAAGTGTGCTTTGATATAGACGCAGATGGTATACTACATGTTACAGCTACAGATAAGGCAACAGGTAGAGCACAATCTATAACAGTTACACCATCAAGCGGATTAACTAAGGAAGATATCGAAAAACTAATCGAAGAAGCTAAAAAACATGAAGAGGAAGACAAGAAGTTTAAAGAAACAATTGAATTAAGAAACCAACTTGATGCTTTAGTATACAGCTTTGAAAAGGCATTCAATGAAAACAAAGCTAAATTTACACCAGAAGAGATTTCAGAAGCAGAGAATACAATATCTGAAGCTAAAAAAGCTATTGAATCTAACGATAGAACACAAATTCAAACTGCATTAGATAAATTACAAAATGTTGCTAACAGATTGGCACAAAAACTTTACGGACAAGGTGGTAGTGAATCTGGCGGAGATGTAATAAATCCAGAAGTTCATTAATAACTAATAGAGAAAAAACTTTTAAAAATATGACCGAGGTGGGTTGAAAAATATCTGCCTCGGTTTTATTATTTATATAGCATTTTAGAAATAGGGGGTTTTAAAGAATGGCAAATCAGCTGAAAACAGTTTTACTTTTAGGAGTTTTAACAGGTTTATTTCTTGCTATTGGTCATTTAGTGGCTGGGAAGCAAGGTATGATAATTGCGTTTGTAGTAGCTTTATTTATGAACTTTTTCAGCTATTTCTTTTCTGATAAAGTTGCTTTGGCTATGTATGGAGCAAGAGAGATTATGTATGAAGAAGCACCTTGGCTTCACGAAATGGTAGAAGATTTAGCAAAGAGAGCCGGCATTCCAAAACCAAAAATCTATTTAGCACCTATAGCTGTTCCAAATGCTTTTGCAACAGGAAGAGACCCTAACCATGCAGCTGTAGCTGTAACCTCCGGTATTTTACAAATTTTAGACAAGGATGAACTAAGAGGTGTTTTAGCTCACGAACTTGGACATGTTAAAAATAGAGATATACTTATTTCTTCAATAGCTGCAACTATTGGTGGAGCAATCTCTATGCTTGCCAATATGGCTTATTACACTGCATTCCTTGGCGGAAATGATAGAGAAAATAACAATCCAATTGCATCAATAATAGGTTCTATAATCTTATTTATAGTTGCTCCTTTAGCAGCAACTTTAATACAAATGGCAATATCTCGCTCAAGAGAATTTGTAGCAGATGAAGCAGGAGCAAAAATCTCTGGATGTCCTTTATGCTTAGCTAATGCTTTAAGAAGGTTGGAAGAAATAGCACATAATCCACAGATACAAGAGATAGCATCACAAGAAATCAATCCAGGAACTGCTCATATGATGATTGTCAATCCACTTAGTGGTGATTTTATAATGAAATTATTTTCAACACATCCACCAACGGAAGAGAGAATCAGAAGATTAGAAGAACTTGCAAGAAAAATGCAGCCAGGATATGGATTTTAATATGGATTTAAATATCTAAATAATTCCTAACTCGGGGGATAAGCCCCGATTCAATTTTTAATCCAAAATATCATGATAATTTCTTAATTCATTGCTTGGTTAATTATTACAAGGAAGGTTATACTTAGTCTGATGAAAACCTTTAAAACAAGCCAAGTCTATGTTAGGAAGCCGACGGAAGGAATTTTGGTTGGCAAGTTTTGAAGTAGCCCTTGTTTTCCTTATTTCTCTGTGAAATCATCAACAATTTCAGAAACGTAAAATAGGATGACAAGAAAGTCAGTCCGACGAGGCGTTCCTGAGTAAAACAGAAATTTTACAACAGTTTTATTCAAATGCATATACATAAAATACCTTGAGTGAGAAATTGGTGGATTCAAGATCCTTCGGACTTACGTTCTTAGAATGATAAAGCCATCCAAATCTGCCATTCTGCAGCCGGCGAAGAATCTCATGTTTTTTCTTTTCAAGTCAAAAAATCAAAAAAGAGATCCTTCGGGCTAAAGCCCTTAGGATGACAAAGAAAGTGAAAATACGTTAGCAATTGCCTTATTTGTCACTCTGCAGCCGTGCGAAGAATCTTATATTTTATTGAACTTTTCGCCCGATATATAATTAAAAATTCAAAACTATCGATTTATCACCCGCATTTACAAAGCTTAAAAAAGTTGCAGCTCCAGCTGGTTTTTCTACACCTTCTATTAAATCATCGACCGTATAGCCAAAAAGAGTCATTGCTGTCTGGCATGGATATAATTTTATCTCTAAATCTTTTGCTTGCTGGATTAGTTGCTCTAAAGATGGGACTTTATGTTTTTCCATCATTCCTTTCATCATAGATGTTGCAAAATCCATCATGCCCGGCATTATTGTTAGTATCTGTGGCACAGGAACAGGCATAGGCATTGCTGGATTTCCTACCGGAGAAACTTTTAAATTTTTATGTTTTTCTTTATGAATTGCATTTAATCCATAAAAGCTAAAAAACATTCCTACTTCTAAACCCATAGCCGCAGCTGTAGTCCCAATTATAAAAGCAGGCATTACTTTATCTAAGGTTCCACTTAAAACGATAATTCCAACTCTTGTAGCCATTTTTTACTCCATATATAAAAATATATTTTCTATATTTATTGTATAGCTCTTAATATATCATTAAAAATGACGTATATCATTAAACTACCAAGAAGCGCAAAGCCTATGTATGCTAAATATTCTTTTGCCTTTTCTGGAAGTGGTCTTCTGATAATACTTTCTATTAAAAGAATAAATATTAATCCGCCATCAAGAACTGGAATAGGAAGTAGGTTTAAATATCCAAGCTGTAAAGACATAAAAGCCATTGCAAATAAGAATGTTGCAATTCCAGTTTCTAATGCTTCTCCCGAGAATTTAGCAATAGAGATAGGACCACCAAGGGTTTTAAATGATACTTCACCTGTAAATAAACCCGCTACTACCTTATATATTGATGCTGTTAACTCTTTTGTTTTATCAAATGCTTTTACTATTGCTTGGTCTATAGGATACTGAATGGTCTTTACTTCAAATTTTGGAGATATTCCTACTGTATATTTTTTAAGTTCTTGATTGTATTCTGGTGTTATTGTTAAAGAAATAACTTTTCCATCCCTTTTAACAAGAAGGTTAATGTCTCTTTTTTCGTTCAGGTTGGACATAAAATCTACAAATTCAAACCATGTCCTTATTGGCTTTCCATTTACAGCAATAATAATATCGCCTTCTTTTAAACCTGCTTCTTCTGCCGGTGTATTTGGTAAAACTTTACCAACCTTTGGCTCTATTATTGGAGAAATGCCGAAAGAATCTTTTGTCATATCTTCTGGAAGCGTAGCGGATACTTTATAGACATTACCATTTCTTAAAAACTCTATATCTATATTTTTACCAGATTTCATTGCTAATTTAATTGTTAAATCTTTCCAATTTTTAACTTCTTCGCCATTTACTTTTAAAATCTTGTCAAACGGCTGTAGTCCTATTTTTTCAGCAATAGAGTTTTTCTCAACATATCCTATTTCCGGTGGCTGTGTTAAATACGCTGGTTCTTTTATACCTATTGCGTAAACAGCTATAAATAAAACTATTGCAAGGATTATGTTAAAAAGTGGTCCGGCAAATGCTATTAACATTTTTTGCCATCTTGCTTTTGAATGAAAAGACCTTGGGTCGTTGTAGGCTTCTTTATTAACTTCACCTTGTACTGGTTCTGTCATTGAATCTTCGCCATACATTTTTACGTATCCACCAAGGGGAATAAGTGCTATTTGGTACTCTGTTTCTTTTCCTTTCCATCTAAATATTGGTGGTCCAAAGCCTATGGAGAATGTTTCTACTTTTACGCCAAACATTCTCGCAAAAAGAAAATGTCCAAATTCATGTATCGTAATCAATACTCCAAGCATTATTAAAAAAGCTAAAATTGTCAAAACTTTTTACCTCCTATCTAAAAAATTATTAAATATTTTAATCCAAATTGCAGTGGTAAAATATGTTTAAATACACTCTATTAGAAAGTCAAGGATTTGATAGCCATTATTTGGCTACCGGATAATATCATTCCAAGTTATTTAATCTGATTTACCTGTAAGAATGCTTTAAAATTTTAACTAAATCTAAAAATTAATTAACCTTTTTATCGTAATTCTGTAGACGAGTGAAGACTTTCCTACTTTTACTCTCACATATTCATTGTATGGGCAATTCATGAATTGCCTCTACTTACTTTCTCACCTTCTTTAAAAGAGGAAGTCCTTTAGACTTACGTCCTCAGGATGAAAAAGAAAGCAACATTATATTTACATACACATTAAAACATCCTCTTTTGACCTATTCACTTTTTACCTTAAACCCTCATGTGCCTTATCTATTATGTTTTTAATGTACTCATCAGGCAATGTTTTACAATCTTCTGATTTTCTTTCTATCAATGCTAAGAATTCTATGTTACCTTCCGGTCCTTTTATTGGAGAAAAGTCTAAATCTTTTATACAGTAGCAGGACTGTTTTAAACTTTCAATTACAGACTTTATGGCTTTAAAATGCAGTTCTTTATCTCTAACAACGCCGTCTTTTACTTCCTTTTTTGATAATTCAAACTGTGGCTTGATTAAAATTATTCCTTTAAAATCTTCCTTTAACAAATTACATATGTTTGGAAGTATTTTTGTAATGGATATAAAAGATACATCGCAAACCAATATATCAATCTTTTCCGGAATTTCATTTTCAGTTAAATACCTTGCGTTAAACTCTTCTATTGAAATAACTCTACTGTCAGCTCTTAATTTTTCATGAAGTTGATTTTTTCCAACGTCAACGGCATAAACTTTTTTAGCTCCATTTTGAAGTAAACAGTCGGTAAATCCACCAGTTGAAGAGCCTATATCAAGACAAATCTTATCTTTTACATCAAGATTAAAAATTTTTAAACCTTTTTCTAACTTAAATCCACCTCTTGAAACATAAGGCATTTTTTCTTTGATGTAGATGTTTGCATCTGTTGGAACTTTTGTGCCCGGTTTGTCTATTTTCTGATTGTTCACAAAAACAACGCCAGACATAATAAGAGCTTGTGCTTTCTCTCTGCTTTCAACTAAACCTTTATCTACCAATAACTTATCTATTCTTTCTTTCTGAACTTTCAATTTTTATGCGTAGATAGAGATGCTACCGTTTTGATTTTCTGGAGGTTTTTTAGCTTGATTTACATTTTGTGTTTGCTGTATTATCTGATAATTTAACTGCTTCATCATCTCAAGAACTTGTTTAAAAAGCTCAACTTGAAA
This is a stretch of genomic DNA from Sulfurihydrogenibium sp. YO3AOP1. It encodes these proteins:
- the dnaK gene encoding molecular chaperone DnaK → MGKVIGIDLGTTNSVVSVVIGGEPVVIANQEGFRTTPSIVSWTKEGEILVGEPAKRRAVLDPENTIYESKRFIGRKYDEVLNEIKNVPYKVVADDKGDAAFNVPNAGRIVRPEEVGAQVLKKLKEAAEAYLGEKVTEAVITVPAYFNERQRQATKDAGKIAGLEVKRIINEPTAAALAYGLDKKSDIKILVYDFGGGTFDVSILEGGDGVIEVKASDGDTHLGGSDIDARIINWLVDEFKKEHGIDLRNDKTAFQRLKEAAEQAKKELSFKMETEINLPFITIDPNNNQPLHLQKKLTRARLEEMIKDLVDRTMEIVKRTLEAAKLTPSDIDEVVLVGGSTRIPLVQQKIREFFGKEPNKSVNPDEVVAVGASIQGAVLTGEVKDVLLIDVTPLSLGIETLGGVMTVLIPRNTPIPTKKCEMFTTAVDNQTTVEIAVYQGERSIARENKLLGSFRLTDIPPAPRGVPQIEVCFDIDADGILHVTATDKATGRAQSITVTPSSGLTKEDIEKLIEEAKKHEEEDKKFKETIELRNQLDALVYSFEKAFNENKAKFTPEEISEAENTISEAKKAIESNDRTQIQTALDKLQNVANRLAQKLYGQGGSESGGDVINPEVH
- the htpX gene encoding zinc metalloprotease HtpX, giving the protein MANQLKTVLLLGVLTGLFLAIGHLVAGKQGMIIAFVVALFMNFFSYFFSDKVALAMYGAREIMYEEAPWLHEMVEDLAKRAGIPKPKIYLAPIAVPNAFATGRDPNHAAVAVTSGILQILDKDELRGVLAHELGHVKNRDILISSIAATIGGAISMLANMAYYTAFLGGNDRENNNPIASIIGSIILFIVAPLAATLIQMAISRSREFVADEAGAKISGCPLCLANALRRLEEIAHNPQIQEIASQEINPGTAHMMIVNPLSGDFIMKLFSTHPPTEERIRRLEELARKMQPGYGF
- a CDS encoding DsrE/DsrF/DrsH-like family protein encodes the protein MATRVGIIVLSGTLDKVMPAFIIGTTAAAMGLEVGMFFSFYGLNAIHKEKHKNLKVSPVGNPAMPMPVPVPQILTIMPGMMDFATSMMKGMMEKHKVPSLEQLIQQAKDLEIKLYPCQTAMTLFGYTVDDLIEGVEKPAGAATFLSFVNAGDKSIVLNF
- the rseP gene encoding RIP metalloprotease RseP, translating into MTILAFLIMLGVLITIHEFGHFLFARMFGVKVETFSIGFGPPIFRWKGKETEYQIALIPLGGYVKMYGEDSMTEPVQGEVNKEAYNDPRSFHSKARWQKMLIAFAGPLFNIILAIVLFIAVYAIGIKEPAYLTQPPEIGYVEKNSIAEKIGLQPFDKILKVNGEEVKNWKDLTIKLAMKSGKNIDIEFLRNGNVYKVSATLPEDMTKDSFGISPIIEPKVGKVLPNTPAEEAGLKEGDIIIAVNGKPIRTWFEFVDFMSNLNEKRDINLLVKRDGKVISLTITPEYNQELKKYTVGISPKFEVKTIQYPIDQAIVKAFDKTKELTASIYKVVAGLFTGEVSFKTLGGPISIAKFSGEALETGIATFLFAMAFMSLQLGYLNLLPIPVLDGGLIFILLIESIIRRPLPEKAKEYLAYIGFALLGSLMIYVIFNDILRAIQ
- a CDS encoding TlyA family RNA methyltransferase, encoding MKVQKERIDKLLVDKGLVESREKAQALIMSGVVFVNNQKIDKPGTKVPTDANIYIKEKMPYVSRGGFKLEKGLKIFNLDVKDKICLDIGSSTGGFTDCLLQNGAKKVYAVDVGKNQLHEKLRADSRVISIEEFNARYLTENEIPEKIDILVCDVSFISITKILPNICNLLKEDFKGIILIKPQFELSKKEVKDGVVRDKELHFKAIKSVIESLKQSCYCIKDLDFSPIKGPEGNIEFLALIERKSEDCKTLPDEYIKNIIDKAHEGLR